A region of Pseudomonas sp. Marseille-Q3773 DNA encodes the following proteins:
- a CDS encoding GNAT family N-acetyltransferase, which produces MHSAMTLHTPRLKDYGELVQVWEDSVRATHDFLPEGYILLLREHVLRRYLDAVMLVCCRDRQRICGFAGVASGRLDMLFVAPDYRGKGVGKRLLHYAIDELNAERLDVNEQNPQALGFYLHEGFEVIGRSETDGLGQPYPLLHLQLRKMA; this is translated from the coding sequence ATGCATTCGGCAATGACGTTGCATACCCCGCGCTTGAAGGACTATGGCGAGCTGGTTCAGGTATGGGAGGACTCGGTACGCGCCACCCACGACTTTCTCCCGGAGGGCTACATCCTGCTGCTGCGCGAACACGTGCTGCGCCGCTACCTCGACGCGGTGATGCTGGTCTGCTGCCGGGATCGCCAGCGCATCTGTGGCTTCGCCGGGGTCGCCAGCGGGCGTCTGGACATGCTGTTCGTCGCCCCGGATTACCGTGGCAAAGGGGTTGGCAAACGCCTTCTGCACTATGCGATCGATGAGCTGAATGCCGAGCGCCTGGACGTCAATGAACAGAATCCGCAGGCCCTGGGCTTCTACCTGCATGAAGGTTTCGAGGTAATCGGCCGTTCGGAAACCGATGGCCTGGGCCAACCCTACCCCCTGCTGCACCTGCAGCTGCGCAAAATGGCGTAA
- a CDS encoding rRNA pseudouridine synthase, translated as MSEPVRLSKRLIEQLGCSRREAELYIEGGWVTVDGLVVEQPQFKVAQQRVELLPGARAETLEPVTLLLNQPAGMSSETARAGMNLSNLSEAHREGVRALHGHFARQACVAPLEPGASGLQVFTQDWRVTRKVDADLRRLEQEFIVEVRGETTPQALERLARGATRNDRELPRAKASWQNETHLRLALKNPQPGQVAELCAYLRLELVSMRRIRLGGVSMGKLPLGQWRYLAATERF; from the coding sequence ATGTCCGAACCCGTCCGCCTGTCCAAACGCCTTATCGAACAGCTCGGCTGCTCCCGCCGCGAAGCCGAGCTGTATATCGAAGGCGGCTGGGTCACGGTCGATGGCCTGGTGGTCGAACAACCGCAGTTCAAAGTCGCGCAGCAGCGCGTCGAGTTGCTGCCTGGCGCCCGCGCCGAAACGCTGGAGCCTGTCACCTTGCTGCTGAACCAGCCGGCAGGCATGAGCAGCGAAACCGCCCGCGCCGGGATGAACCTGAGCAACCTCAGCGAGGCCCATCGCGAAGGCGTGCGCGCCCTGCACGGGCACTTTGCCCGGCAGGCCTGCGTGGCACCGCTGGAACCCGGTGCCAGCGGCCTGCAGGTATTCACCCAGGACTGGCGGGTAACCCGCAAGGTCGACGCCGACCTGCGCCGCCTGGAGCAGGAGTTCATCGTTGAAGTGCGCGGCGAGACCACGCCCCAGGCGCTGGAACGCCTGGCACGCGGTGCCACTCGCAATGACCGCGAGCTGCCAAGGGCCAAGGCCAGCTGGCAGAACGAGACCCACCTGCGCCTGGCCCTGAAGAACCCGCAACCAGGGCAGGTTGCCGAGCTGTGCGCGTACCTGCGCCTGGAGCTGGTCAGCATGCGCCGCATCCGCCTGGGCGGTGTGTCGATGGGCAAGCTGCCGCTGGGCCAGTGGCGCTACCTGGCCGCTACCGAACGTTTCTAA
- a CDS encoding DUF1456 family protein produces the protein MNHNDVLRSLRYMLKVNDAKMAEIIGLTGLEVHPLVLATYLKKEDEEGFVRCPERVMAHFLDGLVIHRRGKDDSRPPQPIELPVSNNLILKKLRVAFELKEDDLHAILKSVNFPVSKPELSALFRKVGHDNYRPCGDQLLRNFLKGLTLRVRG, from the coding sequence ATGAACCACAACGACGTCCTGCGCAGCCTGCGCTACATGCTCAAGGTGAACGACGCCAAGATGGCCGAGATCATCGGGCTAACCGGCCTCGAGGTGCATCCCCTGGTGTTGGCCACCTACCTGAAGAAGGAAGACGAGGAAGGCTTCGTGCGTTGCCCGGAGCGGGTCATGGCGCACTTTCTCGACGGCCTGGTGATCCACCGCCGTGGCAAGGACGACAGCCGCCCGCCGCAGCCGATCGAACTGCCGGTGAGCAACAACCTGATCCTGAAGAAGCTGCGGGTAGCCTTCGAGCTCAAGGAAGATGACCTGCATGCCATCCTCAAATCGGTCAATTTCCCGGTCAGCAAACCCGAGCTCAGCGCACTCTTCCGCAAGGTCGGCCACGACAACTATCGCCCGTGTGGCGACCAGTTGCTGCGCAACTTCCTCAAGGGCCTGACCCTGCGCGTGCGTGGCTGA
- the tsaA gene encoding tRNA (N6-threonylcarbamoyladenosine(37)-N6)-methyltransferase TrmO, which yields MQHTVVPVGIVRSCFKEKFAIPRQPQLAPAARGVLELLPPFDQGDAVAGLEQVSHVWLLFLFHQALEDKPRLKVRPPRLGGNKSMGVFATRATHRPNGIGQSVVRLEGVEPGRLLLSGIDLLDGTPVLDIKPYVPYADSIAGASNQMASEAPAAISVQWSDNALPQAREHALRLGEPVVELIEQCLAQDPRPAYQVPAAERVYGVKFWDVQVRWHYPQPEVIRVLEVVPT from the coding sequence ATGCAGCATACGGTTGTTCCGGTCGGTATCGTCCGCTCCTGTTTCAAGGAGAAGTTCGCCATCCCGCGCCAGCCACAGCTGGCGCCCGCCGCTCGCGGCGTGCTCGAGCTGTTGCCGCCGTTCGACCAAGGTGATGCGGTCGCGGGCCTGGAGCAGGTCAGCCATGTCTGGCTGCTGTTCCTGTTCCACCAGGCGCTGGAAGACAAGCCACGCCTGAAAGTGCGACCACCGCGCCTGGGCGGCAACAAGAGCATGGGTGTGTTCGCCACCCGTGCGACGCACAGGCCCAATGGCATCGGCCAATCGGTGGTACGCCTCGAGGGCGTGGAGCCCGGGCGCCTGCTGCTGTCCGGGATCGACCTGCTCGATGGCACGCCGGTGCTGGACATCAAGCCCTATGTGCCCTACGCCGACAGCATCGCCGGCGCCAGCAACCAGATGGCCAGCGAAGCCCCCGCCGCGATCAGCGTGCAGTGGAGCGACAATGCCCTGCCCCAGGCCCGCGAACATGCCTTGCGCCTGGGTGAGCCGGTGGTGGAGCTGATCGAGCAATGCCTGGCGCAGGACCCACGGCCGGCCTACCAGGTGCCCGCGGCGGAGCGGGTGTATGGGGTGAAGTTCTGGGATGTGCAGGTGCGCTGGCATTATCCGCAGCCGGAGGTGATCCGGGTGCTGGAGGTGGTGCCCACCTGA
- a CDS encoding dicarboxylate/amino acid:cation symporter codes for MTTRQPLYKSLYVQVLVAITIGILLGHYYPETGVALKPLGDGFVKLIKMVIAPIIFCTVVSGIAGMQSMKSVGKTGGYALLYFEIVSTIALIIGLVVVNVVQPGAGMHIDVNTLNASSVAAYAAAGAQQTTVGFLLNVIPNTVVGAFANGDILQVLMFSVLFGFALHRLGSYGKPVLDLIDRFAHVMFNIINMIMKLAPVGAFGAMAFTIGQYGVGSLVQLGYLMACFYITCLLFVLVVLGGICRAHGFSVLKLIRYIREELLIVLGTSSSESALPRMLAKMERLGAKKSVVGLVIPTGYSFNLDGTSIYLTMAAVFIAQATDTTMDITHQITLLLVLLVASKGAAGVTGSGFIVLAATLSAVGHLPVAGLALILGIDRFMSEARALTNLVGNAVATVVVAKWVKEMDNDKLASELASGGSPLVDNRPTDDLGVAEGPAR; via the coding sequence ATGACGACACGTCAGCCGCTGTACAAATCCCTGTATGTCCAGGTGTTGGTCGCCATCACCATCGGCATCCTGCTCGGCCACTATTACCCGGAAACCGGCGTCGCCCTCAAACCCTTGGGTGACGGTTTCGTCAAACTGATCAAGATGGTCATCGCCCCGATCATCTTCTGTACCGTGGTCAGCGGCATCGCCGGCATGCAGAGCATGAAGTCGGTCGGCAAGACGGGCGGCTACGCGCTGCTGTACTTTGAAATCGTCTCCACCATCGCCCTGATCATCGGCCTGGTGGTCGTCAACGTGGTCCAGCCGGGCGCTGGCATGCACATCGACGTCAACACCCTGAACGCCAGCAGCGTGGCCGCCTATGCCGCCGCCGGCGCGCAGCAGACCACCGTCGGCTTCCTGCTCAACGTCATCCCCAACACCGTGGTCGGCGCCTTCGCCAATGGCGATATCCTGCAGGTGCTGATGTTCTCCGTGCTGTTCGGCTTCGCCTTGCACCGCCTGGGCAGCTACGGCAAGCCGGTGCTGGACCTGATCGACCGCTTCGCCCATGTCATGTTCAACATCATCAACATGATCATGAAGCTGGCCCCGGTCGGTGCCTTCGGCGCCATGGCCTTCACCATCGGCCAGTACGGCGTTGGCTCGCTGGTGCAGCTGGGCTACCTGATGGCCTGCTTCTACATCACCTGCCTGCTGTTCGTGCTGGTGGTGCTGGGTGGCATCTGCCGCGCGCATGGTTTCAGCGTGCTCAAGCTGATCCGCTATATCCGTGAAGAACTGCTGATCGTGCTGGGTACTTCCTCCTCGGAATCGGCCCTGCCACGCATGCTGGCCAAGATGGAACGCCTGGGTGCGAAAAAGTCGGTGGTTGGCCTGGTCATTCCGACCGGCTACTCGTTCAACCTGGACGGTACCTCGATCTACCTGACCATGGCTGCGGTGTTCATTGCCCAGGCCACTGACACCACCATGGACATCACTCACCAGATCACCTTGCTGCTGGTGCTGCTGGTGGCTTCCAAAGGTGCTGCCGGCGTTACCGGTTCGGGCTTCATCGTCCTGGCTGCGACCCTGTCCGCCGTCGGCCACCTGCCGGTTGCCGGCCTGGCGCTGATCCTCGGCATCGACCGCTTCATGTCCGAGGCTCGCGCGCTGACCAACCTGGTGGGCAACGCTGTGGCTACCGTGGTCGTGGCCAAGTGGGTCAAGGAAATGGACAACGACAAGCTGGCCTCGGAGCTGGCCTCCGGTGGTTCGCCGCTGGTCGATAACCGTCCAACCGACGACCTGGGCGTTGCTGAAGGCCCGGCTCGCTGA
- a CDS encoding ATP-binding protein, protein MIRSLRVRLMFAAAVLALLFMLALLPALQKAFSLALQESIEQRLASDVTTLISAARIEHGQLQMPTLLPDERYNLPYTGLLGYIFDRDGNLVWQSRATAAQNVNYHPRYDGRGNEFARIRQADGEEFFVYDVEIKLLGGQSAAYSIVALQPVREYQHTLDGLREKLYLGFGAALLVLLVLLWAGLTWGLRSLRRLSRELDEVEAGARDGLSREHPRELLRLTGSLNRLLRSEREQRQRYRDSLDDLAHSLKTPLAVLQGVGESLQQRSGEREQARVLQSQIERMSQQIDYQLQRASLRKSGLVRHRVLLRPLLDSLCSTLAKVYRDKQVSVTLQLPEAAQVPMEQGALLELLGNLLENAYRLSLGQVRVSLEQAPGQLTLCVEDDGPGVPADQRERILERGERLDSQHPGQGIGLAVVKDIVDSYDAALSLGDSPLGGAAFRITFHLD, encoded by the coding sequence ATGATCCGTTCCCTGCGGGTACGCCTGATGTTCGCGGCTGCGGTGCTGGCGCTGCTGTTCATGCTGGCGCTGCTGCCGGCCTTGCAGAAGGCCTTCAGCCTGGCCCTGCAGGAGTCGATCGAGCAACGCCTGGCCTCGGATGTGACCACGCTGATTTCTGCCGCGCGTATCGAGCATGGCCAACTGCAGATGCCGACGCTGCTGCCGGATGAGCGCTACAACCTGCCGTACACCGGGTTGCTTGGCTACATCTTCGACCGCGACGGCAACCTGGTCTGGCAGTCGCGGGCCACCGCCGCGCAGAACGTCAACTATCACCCGCGTTACGATGGCCGCGGCAATGAGTTCGCGCGCATTCGCCAGGCCGACGGCGAGGAGTTCTTCGTCTACGACGTCGAGATCAAGCTGCTGGGCGGGCAAAGCGCGGCCTACAGCATTGTCGCCCTGCAGCCGGTGCGCGAGTACCAGCATACCCTCGACGGCCTGCGCGAAAAGCTCTACCTCGGTTTTGGCGCGGCCTTGCTGGTGCTGCTGGTGCTGCTGTGGGCCGGGCTGACCTGGGGCCTGCGTTCGTTGCGCCGGCTCAGCCGCGAACTGGACGAGGTGGAGGCGGGGGCGCGCGATGGCCTGAGCCGTGAGCACCCGCGTGAGTTGTTGCGCCTGACCGGCTCGCTGAACCGTCTGCTGCGCAGCGAGCGTGAGCAGCGTCAGCGTTACCGCGATTCGCTCGATGACCTGGCGCACAGCCTGAAGACGCCGCTGGCGGTGCTGCAAGGAGTGGGCGAAAGCCTGCAGCAGCGCAGCGGCGAACGCGAGCAGGCGCGGGTGCTGCAAAGCCAGATCGAGCGCATGAGCCAGCAGATCGACTACCAGCTGCAACGCGCCAGCCTGCGCAAGAGCGGCCTGGTGCGCCACCGCGTGTTGCTGCGGCCACTGCTCGACAGCCTGTGCAGCACCCTGGCCAAGGTGTACCGCGACAAGCAGGTGAGCGTGACCCTGCAGTTGCCCGAGGCCGCACAGGTGCCGATGGAGCAGGGCGCATTGCTCGAGCTGTTGGGCAACCTGCTGGAAAACGCCTACCGCCTGAGCCTGGGCCAGGTGCGGGTGAGCCTGGAGCAGGCGCCGGGGCAGTTGACCTTGTGTGTCGAGGATGATGGCCCAGGGGTGCCGGCCGATCAGCGTGAGCGCATTCTGGAGCGCGGGGAGCGGCTGGACAGCCAGCACCCGGGGCAGGGCATCGGGCTGGCGGTGGTCAAGGACATCGTCGACAGCTATGACGCGGCGTTGAGCCTGGGCGATTCGCCACTGGGCGGCGCGGCGTTCAGGATCACCTTCCATCTGGATTGA
- a CDS encoding response regulator yields MKLLVVEDEALLRHHLFTRLGESGHVVEAVGNAEEALYQAGQYHFDLAIIDLGLPGISGLELITRLRSQDQTFPILILTARGNWQDKVEGLAAGADDYLVKPFQFEELEARLNALLRRSSGFTQSTIAAGPLVLDLNRKQASLDAQPLALTAYEYRILEYLMRHHQQVVAKDRLMEQLYPGDEERDPNVIEVLVGRLRRKLEGERGFRPIDTVRGLGYLFTERCR; encoded by the coding sequence ATGAAACTGCTGGTGGTCGAGGACGAAGCCCTGCTTCGCCATCACCTCTTTACCCGCCTGGGCGAAAGCGGCCATGTGGTCGAGGCCGTAGGCAATGCCGAGGAGGCGCTGTACCAGGCCGGGCAGTACCATTTCGACCTGGCCATCATCGACCTTGGCCTGCCCGGCATCAGTGGCCTGGAGCTGATCACCCGCCTGCGCAGCCAGGACCAGACTTTCCCCATTCTCATCCTCACCGCCCGTGGCAACTGGCAGGACAAGGTCGAAGGCCTGGCCGCCGGTGCCGACGATTACCTGGTCAAACCGTTCCAGTTCGAAGAGCTCGAGGCGCGCCTGAATGCCTTGCTGCGCCGCTCCAGCGGCTTCACCCAGTCAACCATCGCCGCCGGCCCCCTGGTGCTCGACCTCAACCGCAAGCAGGCCAGCCTCGACGCCCAGCCATTGGCCCTGACTGCATACGAGTACCGCATTCTCGAATACCTGATGCGTCATCACCAGCAAGTGGTGGCCAAGGACCGCCTGATGGAACAGCTTTACCCGGGTGACGAGGAGCGTGACCCGAATGTCATCGAAGTACTGGTCGGCCGCTTGCGCCGCAAGCTCGAGGGCGAGCGCGGCTTCAGGCCCATCGACACCGTGCGCGGCCTGGGTTACCTGTTCACCGAGCGCTGCCGATGA
- a CDS encoding outer membrane beta-barrel protein, whose product MKTFNTLLAAMAVCAAGITSAQAADDNFASLTYGQTSDKVRKSGLLQRNTDHLDADGIIGKDDTWGVRLGKINDQGRYYMTYDNVSGDHSGLKLRQENLLGSYDLFLPVGDTTKLFGGGSLGVTKLTQDSPGASRDTDYGYAYGLQAGVIQDITDKASVELGYRYLRSNAATEVGAHGGPKDGTLRLTSSAQTYLAASYTF is encoded by the coding sequence ATGAAAACCTTCAATACCCTGCTCGCCGCCATGGCCGTCTGCGCCGCTGGCATCACCTCGGCCCAGGCCGCTGACGACAACTTCGCCAGCCTGACCTACGGCCAGACCAGCGACAAGGTTCGCAAGTCCGGCCTGTTGCAGCGCAACACCGACCACCTCGACGCCGACGGCATCATCGGCAAGGATGACACCTGGGGCGTGCGCCTGGGCAAGATCAATGACCAGGGCCGCTACTACATGACCTATGACAACGTCTCGGGCGACCACAGTGGCCTCAAGCTGCGCCAGGAGAACCTGCTGGGCAGCTATGACCTGTTCCTGCCGGTAGGCGACACCACCAAGCTGTTCGGCGGTGGCAGCCTGGGCGTCACCAAGCTGACCCAGGACTCGCCAGGTGCGAGCCGCGATACCGACTACGGCTATGCCTACGGCCTGCAGGCCGGCGTCATCCAGGACATCACCGACAAGGCTTCGGTGGAGCTGGGCTATCGTTACCTGCGCAGCAATGCCGCGACCGAAGTGGGCGCACATGGCGGGCCGAAGGACGGCACCCTGCGCCTGACCAGCAGCGCGCAGACCTACCTGGCGGCTTCCTACACGTTCTGA
- a CDS encoding dienelactone hydrolase family protein, translated as MRVLLALTLMCSAALAQAAVQTREIPYQDADGNRLVGYYAYDDAVEGKRPGIVVVHEWWGLNDYAKRRARDLAALGYNALAIDMYGDGKHTEHPADAQAFMAEALKDPKAAERRFDAGLELLKLQPNTNKHQLGAVGYCFGGKVVLDAARRGEKLDGVVSFHGALVTQTPARPGVVRADILVEHGAADSMVTPQQVAAFKAEMDAAKVNYQFVSIDGAKHGFTNPDADRLSHGEHGGPDIGYNKAADESSWADMQAFFKKVFK; from the coding sequence ATGCGTGTCCTGCTGGCCCTGACCCTGATGTGCAGCGCCGCCCTCGCCCAAGCGGCGGTACAAACCCGCGAGATTCCCTACCAGGATGCCGACGGCAACCGGCTGGTCGGCTACTACGCCTATGACGACGCCGTCGAAGGCAAACGCCCCGGCATCGTCGTGGTGCATGAATGGTGGGGGCTGAACGACTACGCCAAGCGCCGTGCCCGCGACCTGGCGGCGCTGGGCTACAACGCGCTGGCCATCGACATGTATGGCGATGGCAAGCACACCGAGCACCCCGCCGATGCCCAGGCGTTCATGGCCGAGGCGCTGAAGGACCCGAAAGCGGCCGAGCGCCGCTTCGACGCCGGGCTGGAACTGCTGAAACTGCAACCCAATACCAATAAGCATCAACTGGGGGCGGTAGGCTACTGTTTCGGTGGCAAGGTGGTGCTGGATGCCGCGCGGCGCGGTGAGAAGCTGGATGGCGTGGTGAGCTTCCACGGCGCACTTGTCACGCAGACCCCGGCCAGGCCCGGTGTGGTGCGGGCGGATATCCTGGTCGAACATGGTGCGGCGGACAGCATGGTGACCCCGCAGCAGGTTGCCGCGTTCAAGGCCGAGATGGATGCGGCGAAGGTCAATTACCAGTTCGTCAGCATCGATGGGGCCAAGCACGGGTTTACCAACCCGGACGCGGACCGCTTGAGCCATGGCGAGCATGGCGGGCCGGATATCGGCTACAACAAGGCAGCGGATGAAAGCTCCTGGGCGGACATGCAGGCGTTCTTCAAGAAGGTATTCAAGTAG